Proteins encoded together in one Nocardioides marinisabuli window:
- a CDS encoding MarR family winged helix-turn-helix transcriptional regulator, whose amino-acid sequence MSERDPIREAHRQWVAHGWAEAADGMALVTSVVRVHQLLTGRIEAVLRPLDLTFARYEVLRLLAFSSTGRMPMMRLGSLLQVHPTSVTSAVDRLERQGFVRRVRGDGDRRVVLAEITDTGREVVERATEGLNAEVFGSPGIGAGSTSTLTRLLGELRASAGDRVD is encoded by the coding sequence ATGAGCGAGCGCGACCCGATCCGCGAGGCCCACCGCCAGTGGGTCGCCCACGGCTGGGCCGAGGCCGCCGACGGCATGGCACTGGTGACCTCGGTGGTGCGCGTGCACCAGCTGCTCACCGGCCGCATCGAGGCGGTGCTGCGCCCCCTCGACCTCACCTTCGCGCGCTACGAGGTGCTGCGGCTGCTGGCCTTCTCCTCGACCGGGCGGATGCCGATGATGCGGCTCGGCTCGTTGCTGCAGGTGCACCCGACCTCGGTGACCAGCGCGGTCGACCGGCTCGAGCGCCAGGGCTTCGTACGCCGCGTGCGCGGCGACGGTGACCGGCGCGTGGTGCTGGCCGAGATCACCGACACCGGGCGCGAGGTCGTCGAGCGGGCGACAGAAGGGCTCAACGCCGAGGTCTTCGGCTCCCCCGGCATCGGGGCGGGGTCGACGAGCACGCTGACCCGGCTGCTCGGAGAGCTGCGCGCCAGCGCCGGCGACCGGGTGGACTGA
- a CDS encoding NADH:flavin oxidoreductase, with protein sequence MTATPDVLAPATLGPVRLRNRTVKAATFEGRTPEGQVTDALVDYHLEVARGGIGMTTVAYLAVAPEGRTHREQVVVGPATEAGLARLADAVHDAGAAVAGQVGHAGPVANGRSNGVRAIAASRMPSPLSMQLVAAATEADLTRVTGAYVATARTLVRAGFDCLELHMAHSYLISSFLAPGLNRRTDRWGGSLPNRARLARQVARAVREEVGDAVAVTAKLSLSDGFRCGVTLDEAVEVAQMLEADGAVDVLQLSGGSSLMNPMYLFRGDVPHRELAAAMGGLAGWGMRTPVGRSFLRSYPFEEAYFRDKALRVRAAVDLPLMLLGGINRLDTMELAMADGFEYVALARAVLREPGLVDRLARERAAGRSGEGACIHCNRCMPSIYDGTRCPVREDAPLPRM encoded by the coding sequence ATGACCGCGACCCCCGACGTGCTGGCCCCGGCGACCCTCGGGCCGGTGCGGCTGCGCAACCGCACGGTCAAGGCCGCGACCTTCGAGGGCCGCACCCCCGAGGGGCAGGTCACCGACGCGCTGGTCGACTACCACCTCGAGGTGGCCCGCGGCGGCATCGGGATGACCACGGTCGCCTACCTCGCGGTCGCCCCCGAGGGGCGCACCCACCGCGAGCAGGTCGTCGTCGGCCCCGCCACCGAGGCCGGGCTGGCCCGCCTCGCCGACGCCGTCCACGACGCGGGCGCGGCCGTCGCCGGCCAGGTCGGGCACGCCGGGCCGGTCGCCAACGGCCGCTCCAACGGGGTCCGGGCGATCGCCGCCAGCCGGATGCCGAGCCCGCTGTCGATGCAGCTGGTCGCCGCGGCCACCGAGGCCGACCTGACCCGCGTCACCGGCGCGTACGTCGCGACCGCGCGCACGCTGGTGCGGGCCGGCTTCGACTGCCTCGAGCTGCACATGGCGCACTCCTACCTGATCTCCTCGTTCCTGGCCCCCGGGCTCAACCGCCGCACCGACCGCTGGGGCGGGTCGCTGCCGAACCGCGCCCGGCTGGCGCGCCAGGTCGCCCGGGCGGTGCGCGAGGAGGTCGGCGACGCGGTCGCGGTCACCGCCAAGCTCTCGCTCTCCGACGGCTTCCGGTGCGGGGTCACCCTCGACGAGGCGGTCGAGGTGGCGCAGATGCTGGAGGCCGACGGTGCCGTCGACGTCCTCCAGCTCTCCGGCGGCTCCTCGCTGATGAACCCGATGTACCTCTTCCGCGGCGACGTGCCGCACCGCGAGCTCGCCGCCGCGATGGGCGGCCTGGCCGGGTGGGGGATGCGCACCCCGGTGGGGCGCTCATTCCTGAGGTCCTACCCCTTCGAGGAGGCCTACTTCCGCGACAAGGCGCTGCGCGTGCGGGCGGCGGTCGACCTGCCGCTGATGCTGCTCGGCGGCATCAACCGCCTCGACACGATGGAGCTGGCCATGGCCGACGGGTTCGAGTACGTCGCCCTGGCCCGCGCGGTGCTGCGCGAGCCCGGCCTGGTCGACCGGCTGGCCCGCGAGCGCGCGGCCGGGCGGAGCGGTGAGGGGGCGTGCATCCACTGCAACCGGTGCATGCCCTCGATCTACGACGGCACCCGCTGCCCGGTCCGGGAGGACGCACCCCTTCCGCGGATGTAG
- a CDS encoding diacylglycerol kinase, with amino-acid sequence MTQVVPEKPLRVVVWSTGTIGCHAIAGIDAHPDLELVGVWVSNPAKHGRDAGELAGLGRELGVRASTDRDEVMALAPDAVLHAAMTDDRPFEAIEDLLWMLEQGVDVVSSGPVLLQWPAGILPPDMIERIAETGRRGDASLYVNGIDPGFANDVLPLVMTSLSQRIDLVRVSEIADYSTYYQPVVMGDLFGFGRPMEEVGMLWQPGILSMAWGSVVRQIAAGLDITLDEPLTEEVDRRAAEVDTPSVSGDIAAGTMGAVRFRVVGKVDGVERVVLEHVTRTAPDQVPEWPTPPEDDGCYRVEVLGEPMMKVDLTHHGEHGDHNVSGMITTAQRLVNSLPAVCAAEPGLVTALDLPLVTGRGLVARA; translated from the coding sequence ATGACACAGGTCGTCCCCGAGAAGCCCCTGCGCGTCGTCGTCTGGTCCACCGGCACCATCGGCTGCCACGCCATCGCCGGCATCGACGCCCACCCCGACCTCGAGCTGGTGGGGGTCTGGGTCTCCAACCCCGCCAAGCACGGTCGCGACGCCGGCGAGCTCGCCGGCCTCGGCCGCGAGCTGGGCGTGCGGGCCAGCACCGACCGCGACGAGGTGATGGCGCTGGCGCCCGACGCCGTGCTGCACGCCGCGATGACCGACGACCGGCCCTTCGAGGCGATCGAGGACCTGCTGTGGATGCTCGAGCAGGGCGTCGACGTCGTCTCCTCCGGACCGGTGCTGCTGCAGTGGCCCGCCGGGATCCTGCCGCCCGACATGATCGAGCGGATCGCCGAGACCGGCCGCCGCGGCGACGCGAGCCTCTACGTCAACGGCATCGACCCCGGGTTCGCCAACGACGTGCTGCCGCTGGTGATGACGAGCCTGTCGCAGCGCATCGACCTGGTGCGGGTCAGCGAGATCGCCGACTACTCCACCTACTACCAGCCCGTCGTGATGGGCGACCTCTTCGGCTTCGGGCGCCCGATGGAGGAGGTCGGGATGCTCTGGCAGCCCGGCATCCTGTCGATGGCCTGGGGCAGCGTGGTGCGCCAGATCGCCGCCGGCCTCGACATCACCCTCGACGAGCCGCTCACCGAGGAGGTCGACCGCCGCGCCGCCGAGGTCGACACGCCCAGCGTCAGCGGCGACATCGCCGCCGGGACGATGGGCGCGGTCCGCTTCCGCGTGGTCGGCAAGGTCGACGGCGTCGAGCGGGTCGTGCTCGAGCACGTCACCCGCACCGCCCCCGACCAGGTGCCCGAGTGGCCGACCCCGCCCGAGGACGACGGCTGCTACCGCGTGGAGGTCCTCGGCGAGCCGATGATGAAGGTCGACCTCACCCACCACGGCGAGCACGGCGACCACAACGTGTCGGGCATGATCACCACCGCCCAGCGGCTGGTGAACTCGCTGCCGGCCGTCTGCGCCGCCGAGCCCGGGCTGGTCACCGCCCTCGACCTGCCGCTGGTCACCGGCCGCGGGCTGGTGGCGCGGGCGTGA
- a CDS encoding SDR family oxidoreductase: MSILDRFTLTDHVAVVTGAGRGIGAATAVALAEAGADVLLSSRTEAQLERVAEAVRATGRRALVVPADLSDTDAVAALAGAAYEEFGRLDTVVNNVGGTIPNAFLDTDVAYLEEAFHFNVSTAHALSVAAVPLMLKGPDEAQRSIVNISSMMGRASGRGYLAYGTAKAALAHWARLAATDLAPRIRVNGIYVGSVMTSALEFVAGQPEMMDQLETKTPLGRVGEAEDIAAAVLYLSSRAGQYVTGKVLEVDGGIQQPNLDLGLPDLG; the protein is encoded by the coding sequence GTGAGCATCCTCGACCGGTTCACCCTCACCGACCACGTCGCCGTCGTCACCGGCGCCGGGCGCGGCATCGGCGCGGCCACCGCCGTCGCCCTGGCCGAGGCCGGCGCCGACGTGCTGCTCTCCTCGCGCACCGAGGCCCAGCTCGAGCGGGTCGCCGAGGCGGTGCGGGCCACCGGCCGGCGCGCCCTCGTGGTGCCCGCCGACCTGTCCGACACCGACGCGGTCGCCGCGCTCGCGGGGGCGGCGTACGAGGAGTTCGGGCGGCTCGACACGGTCGTCAACAACGTCGGCGGCACCATCCCCAACGCCTTCCTCGACACCGACGTGGCCTACCTGGAGGAGGCCTTCCACTTCAACGTCTCGACCGCCCACGCGCTCAGCGTCGCCGCGGTGCCGCTGATGCTGAAGGGGCCCGACGAGGCGCAGCGCTCGATCGTCAACATCTCCTCGATGATGGGCCGGGCCTCCGGGCGGGGCTACCTGGCCTACGGCACCGCCAAGGCCGCGCTCGCGCACTGGGCGCGGCTGGCTGCCACCGACCTCGCACCCCGCATCCGCGTCAACGGCATCTACGTCGGCTCGGTGATGACCAGCGCGCTGGAGTTCGTCGCCGGGCAGCCCGAGATGATGGACCAGCTCGAGACCAAGACCCCGCTCGGCCGGGTCGGCGAGGCCGAGGACATCGCCGCGGCGGTGCTCTACCTGTCCTCGCGGGCCGGGCAGTACGTCACCGGCAAGGTGCTGGAGGTCGACGGCGGCATCCAGCAGCCGAACCTCGACCTCGGGCTGCCGGACCTCGGGTGA
- a CDS encoding MBL fold metallo-hydrolase, with product MTASTSSGQQTPQPREPRGGTPTAYAVSPDSGEHWTAEGAWQVAPGIHRIPLPLPMDGLKAINVYTIETDDGLTLVDGGWAIPEARELLERCLKGIGAGFADINRFLVTHVHRDHFTMATVLGRELGIDVALGQEEKPALDLLNHAGDLTENPFVAVLRSAGAHEVAEVWLGVGEDDPDLTHWQYPTTWLTGDQRIEVGARVLDAVHTPGHTPGHFVFAEADAGLLFAGDHVLPTITPSIGFTVPPMDQPLGHFMASLTKVRSLPDLQVLPAHGPVSPSTHARVDELLAFHEDRLDQSLAALSAGPLTGHDVAGRLGWTRHEKAYDSLDVFSQGMAAMETKAHLELLHARGQVTREETDGGVVFTATP from the coding sequence GTGACCGCGTCAACCAGTTCAGGCCAGCAGACCCCGCAGCCGCGTGAGCCCCGCGGCGGCACGCCCACGGCGTACGCCGTCTCGCCCGACTCGGGCGAGCACTGGACCGCCGAGGGGGCCTGGCAGGTCGCGCCCGGCATCCACCGGATCCCGCTGCCGCTGCCCATGGACGGGCTCAAGGCGATCAACGTCTACACGATCGAGACCGACGACGGGCTGACGCTGGTCGACGGGGGATGGGCGATCCCGGAGGCGCGCGAGCTGCTCGAGCGGTGCCTCAAGGGCATCGGTGCCGGCTTCGCCGACATCAACCGCTTCCTGGTCACCCACGTGCACCGCGACCACTTCACGATGGCCACCGTGCTGGGCCGCGAGCTCGGCATCGACGTGGCGCTGGGGCAGGAGGAGAAGCCGGCCCTCGACCTGCTCAACCACGCCGGCGACCTCACCGAGAACCCGTTCGTGGCGGTGCTGCGCTCGGCGGGCGCCCACGAGGTCGCCGAGGTGTGGCTGGGTGTCGGTGAGGACGACCCCGACCTGACCCACTGGCAGTACCCGACCACCTGGCTCACCGGCGACCAGCGCATCGAGGTCGGCGCGCGGGTGCTCGACGCCGTGCACACCCCGGGCCACACCCCCGGCCACTTCGTCTTCGCCGAGGCCGACGCCGGGCTGCTCTTCGCCGGCGACCACGTGCTGCCCACCATCACCCCCTCGATCGGGTTCACCGTGCCGCCGATGGACCAGCCGCTGGGCCACTTCATGGCCTCCCTGACCAAGGTGCGCTCGCTGCCCGACCTGCAGGTCCTGCCCGCCCACGGCCCCGTCTCACCCTCGACCCACGCCCGGGTCGACGAGCTGCTCGCCTTCCACGAGGACCGGCTCGACCAGAGCCTCGCCGCGCTGTCGGCCGGCCCGCTCACCGGCCACGACGTCGCCGGGCGCCTCGGCTGGACCCGCCACGAGAAGGCCTACGACAGCCTCGACGTCTTCAGCCAGGGCATGGCCGCCATGGAGACCAAGGCCCACCTCGAGCTGCTCCACGCCCGCGGCCAGGTCACCCGCGAGGAGACCGACGGCGGGGTCGTCTTCACCGCCACGCCCTGA
- a CDS encoding GNAT family N-acetyltransferase — protein MTLAITAQPFAALDPAAAYDVWRLRQLVFVVEQQCPYPDLDGRDPEPGTRHVLLTEDGVLVGYARVLDDATTWRVGRVVLAPSVRGRGLADQLVHTALEVCPDRDVVLDAQSPLAGWYATFGFTPDGEEFLEDGIPHVPMRRVHESPVDR, from the coding sequence GTGACCCTCGCCATCACCGCCCAGCCCTTCGCCGCCCTCGACCCCGCGGCGGCGTACGACGTGTGGCGGCTGCGCCAGCTGGTCTTCGTCGTCGAGCAGCAGTGCCCCTACCCCGACCTCGACGGCCGCGACCCCGAGCCCGGCACCCGCCACGTGCTGCTGACCGAGGACGGTGTGCTGGTCGGGTACGCCCGGGTGCTCGACGACGCGACCACCTGGCGGGTCGGGCGCGTCGTCCTGGCCCCCAGCGTGCGCGGGCGCGGTCTCGCCGACCAGCTGGTGCACACCGCCCTGGAGGTCTGCCCCGACCGCGACGTCGTCCTGGACGCCCAGTCGCCCCTGGCCGGCTGGTACGCCACCTTCGGCTTCACCCCCGACGGCGAGGAGTTCCTCGAGGACGGCATCCCGCACGTGCCGATGCGCCGGGTGCATGAGTCCCCGGTCGACCGGTGA
- a CDS encoding thiamine ABC transporter substrate-binding protein, with translation MRTPIHPTRTAAAALLALTVSGCSLVGTGDDESATAPGGAAGTDGEAGGTVVLVTHDSFFLPEKLVKRFERESGYDLEQRAGGDAGALTSQLVLNTDSPIGDVAFGVDNTFGSRALEADVFAPAEIDAPAGVEENALPGDDEGTLVAVDTGNVCVNVDTTWFAERDLDAPETLDDLVDPAYEGLFVTPGATTSSPGFAFLLTTIAAYGDDWQEWWEELLDNDAKVVNGWEDAYQVDFTQGGGKGDRPIVTSYDSSPAFTVDGEGGTTTRALLDTCYEQVEYAGVLRGADNPEGAQAVLEWLVSPEVQEALPSSMYVYPVVEGTELPEEWADLTERPEDPWAVEPAEIDENRDAWLREWGDLVSS, from the coding sequence ATGCGTACGCCCATCCACCCCACGAGGACAGCCGCCGCGGCGCTGCTGGCCCTGACCGTCAGCGGCTGCTCGCTGGTCGGCACCGGCGACGACGAGTCGGCCACCGCCCCGGGCGGGGCCGCCGGCACCGACGGCGAGGCCGGCGGCACGGTCGTGCTCGTCACCCACGACAGCTTCTTCCTGCCCGAGAAGCTGGTGAAGCGCTTCGAGCGCGAGAGCGGCTACGACCTCGAGCAGCGCGCCGGCGGCGACGCCGGGGCGCTGACCAGCCAGCTGGTGCTCAACACCGACAGCCCGATCGGCGACGTCGCCTTCGGCGTCGACAACACCTTCGGCTCGCGGGCGCTCGAGGCCGACGTCTTCGCCCCCGCCGAGATCGACGCCCCCGCCGGCGTCGAGGAGAACGCGCTGCCCGGCGACGACGAGGGCACGCTGGTCGCCGTCGACACCGGCAACGTGTGCGTCAACGTCGACACCACCTGGTTCGCCGAGCGCGACCTCGACGCGCCCGAGACCCTCGACGACCTGGTCGACCCCGCCTACGAGGGCCTCTTCGTGACCCCCGGCGCGACCACCAGCTCGCCCGGCTTCGCGTTCCTGCTGACCACCATCGCGGCGTACGGCGACGACTGGCAGGAGTGGTGGGAGGAGCTGCTCGACAACGACGCGAAGGTCGTCAACGGCTGGGAGGACGCCTACCAGGTCGACTTCACCCAGGGCGGCGGCAAGGGCGACCGGCCGATCGTGACGTCCTACGACTCCTCACCGGCCTTCACCGTCGACGGCGAGGGCGGCACGACCACCCGCGCCCTGCTCGACACCTGCTACGAGCAGGTCGAGTACGCCGGCGTGCTGCGCGGCGCCGACAACCCCGAGGGGGCGCAGGCGGTGCTCGAGTGGCTGGTCTCCCCGGAGGTGCAGGAGGCGCTGCCCTCCTCGATGTACGTCTACCCGGTCGTCGAGGGCACCGAGCTGCCCGAGGAGTGGGCCGACCTGACCGAGCGGCCCGAGGACCCGTGGGCCGTGGAGCCCGCCGAGATCGACGAGAACCGCGACGCGTGGCTGCGCGAGTGGGGCGACCTGGTCAGCAGCTGA
- a CDS encoding ABC transporter permease, producing the protein MTAPRRVLGLVALAGLPLAVLGVFFVLPVAGMLERGFVVDGDLDVGAVLEVLTRPRTGRVLWFTVWSSAVATVLAVLLGLPAAYALHRLRWPGRRAVRAALLVPFVLPTVVVGVAFRQLLGESGPVVALTGGRVDLDGTAAGIVAGLVFFNVAVVIRGVGAAWEGLDVRPGEAAAALGASPAQVFRTVTWPMLRPAVVSSASVVFLFCATAFGVVLTLGGLRYSSVETEIYLLTVQYLDLQAAAALSMVQLVAVVALLVVAGRLRAVPDPTLARSTARPRRPRRSDTPQLVATALLLVLVAAPVATLVVGSLRVDDTWSLAYYRALAADGEQQALQVPALEALVTSLRTAVDATWMALLLGGLVALVLTRRSHGRAERRVRSVLDGFFMLPLGVSAVTLGFGFFITLDSPPLDLRESPVLVPLAQALVALPLVVRTLVPVLAGVDDRQRQAAASLGAGPLRAVATVDLPVVWRPLLAASGFAFAISLGEFGATSFLARPDSPTLPVLIFRLIGRPGELSYGTALAASVVLAATTAVVVLAVERLRVPSLGAF; encoded by the coding sequence ATGACCGCCCCCCGCCGCGTGCTCGGCCTGGTCGCGCTGGCCGGGCTGCCGCTGGCGGTGCTCGGGGTCTTCTTCGTGCTGCCCGTGGCGGGCATGCTCGAGCGCGGGTTCGTCGTCGACGGCGACCTCGACGTCGGGGCCGTGCTCGAGGTCCTCACCCGCCCGCGCACCGGCCGGGTGCTGTGGTTCACGGTGTGGTCCTCGGCGGTCGCGACGGTCCTCGCGGTGCTGCTCGGGCTGCCGGCGGCGTACGCGCTGCACCGGCTGCGCTGGCCCGGACGCCGCGCGGTGCGGGCGGCGCTGCTGGTGCCGTTCGTGCTGCCGACGGTCGTGGTCGGGGTCGCCTTCCGCCAGCTGCTGGGGGAGTCGGGCCCGGTGGTGGCGCTCACCGGTGGTCGGGTCGACCTCGACGGCACCGCCGCGGGGATCGTCGCCGGCCTGGTGTTCTTCAACGTGGCGGTGGTGATCCGCGGCGTGGGCGCGGCCTGGGAGGGCCTCGACGTGCGGCCCGGGGAGGCCGCGGCGGCCCTGGGTGCCTCGCCGGCGCAGGTCTTCCGCACCGTCACCTGGCCGATGCTGCGCCCGGCCGTGGTCTCCTCCGCCAGCGTGGTCTTCCTCTTCTGCGCCACCGCCTTCGGCGTCGTGCTCACCCTCGGCGGGCTGCGCTACTCCTCGGTCGAGACCGAGATCTACCTGCTCACCGTGCAGTACCTCGACCTGCAGGCCGCCGCGGCGCTGTCGATGGTCCAGCTGGTCGCGGTGGTGGCGCTGCTGGTGGTCGCGGGCCGGCTGCGCGCCGTGCCCGACCCGACGCTGGCGCGCAGCACAGCCCGTCCGCGCCGGCCCCGGCGCAGCGACACCCCCCAGCTGGTGGCCACCGCGCTGCTGCTGGTGCTGGTCGCTGCCCCCGTCGCCACCCTCGTGGTCGGCTCGCTGCGCGTCGACGACACCTGGTCGCTGGCCTACTACCGGGCCCTGGCCGCCGACGGCGAGCAGCAGGCCCTTCAGGTGCCCGCGCTGGAGGCGCTGGTGACCTCGCTGCGCACCGCCGTCGACGCCACCTGGATGGCGCTGCTGCTCGGCGGCCTGGTCGCCCTGGTGCTGACCCGCCGCTCCCACGGGCGCGCCGAGCGCCGCGTCCGCTCGGTGCTCGACGGCTTCTTCATGCTGCCGCTGGGGGTCTCCGCGGTGACCCTGGGCTTCGGCTTCTTCATCACCCTCGACTCCCCGCCCCTCGACCTGCGCGAGTCGCCGGTGCTGGTGCCGCTGGCCCAGGCGCTGGTGGCGCTGCCGCTGGTGGTGCGCACCCTCGTGCCGGTGCTCGCCGGCGTCGACGACCGCCAGCGCCAAGCCGCGGCCTCGCTGGGCGCCGGGCCGCTGCGGGCGGTGGCCACCGTCGACCTGCCGGTCGTGTGGCGCCCGCTGCTGGCCGCCTCCGGCTTCGCGTTCGCGATCTCCCTCGGCGAGTTCGGCGCCACCTCGTTCCTGGCCCGGCCCGACAGCCCGACGCTGCCGGTGCTGATCTTCCGGCTCATCGGGCGCCCCGGCGAGCTCAGCTACGGCACCGCCCTGGCCGCCTCGGTGGTGCTGGCCGCCACCACCGCCGTCGTCGTGCTCGCCGTCGAGCGCCTGCGCGTGCCCTCCCTAGGAGCCTTCTGA
- a CDS encoding ABC transporter ATP-binding protein, which yields MLSLTDVDVAYDGVPAVRGVSLDLPDGQVLAVLGPSGCGKSTLLRAVAGLEPSAGSIRWDGQDLARVPTHKRGFALMFQDGQLFTHLTVGRNVGYALRLRRAPGAARRVEELLELVGLAGYADRLPGTLSGGERQRVALARALAVQPRLLLLDEPLSALDAGLRERLAGDLRDILHRAGTTALMVTHDHDEAFTVADRLAVMREGRLVQEGAIEAVWRSPADTATALFLGYARVLEGAGAQRVLDAAGPHDRRAAAVAVRRSALQVGDDGPLAGVVRSLRATPEQQRLVLDVDGVGECDAVAGLDRRLGPGDRVRLRVDQTRLAVLPEVLPEVPPGAPDAR from the coding sequence ATGCTGTCCCTGACCGACGTCGACGTCGCCTACGACGGGGTGCCCGCGGTGCGCGGGGTCTCCCTCGACCTGCCCGACGGCCAGGTGCTCGCCGTGCTCGGCCCCTCGGGGTGCGGCAAGTCGACGCTGCTGCGCGCCGTCGCCGGGCTCGAGCCCAGCGCCGGCTCGATCCGCTGGGACGGCCAGGACCTGGCCCGGGTGCCCACCCACAAGCGCGGCTTCGCGCTGATGTTCCAGGACGGCCAGCTCTTCACCCACCTCACCGTGGGCCGCAACGTCGGCTACGCCCTGCGCCTGCGCCGCGCCCCCGGCGCCGCGCGCCGTGTCGAGGAGCTGCTCGAGCTCGTGGGCCTCGCCGGGTACGCCGACCGGCTGCCCGGCACCCTCTCCGGCGGGGAGCGGCAGCGGGTTGCCCTGGCCCGGGCGCTGGCCGTGCAGCCGCGGCTGCTGCTGCTCGACGAGCCGCTCTCGGCGCTCGACGCCGGGCTGCGCGAGCGGCTGGCCGGCGACCTGCGCGACATCCTGCACCGCGCCGGCACCACTGCGCTGATGGTGACCCACGACCACGACGAGGCCTTCACCGTGGCCGACCGGCTGGCGGTGATGCGGGAGGGCCGCCTGGTGCAGGAGGGCGCGATCGAGGCGGTCTGGCGCTCGCCGGCCGACACCGCGACCGCGCTGTTCCTCGGCTACGCCCGGGTGCTGGAGGGCGCCGGCGCCCAGCGGGTGCTCGACGCCGCGGGCCCGCACGACCGGCGCGCCGCCGCGGTCGCCGTACGACGCTCGGCGCTGCAGGTGGGCGACGACGGGCCGCTGGCCGGGGTGGTGCGCTCGCTGCGCGCGACCCCCGAGCAGCAGCGGCTCGTGCTCGACGTCGACGGCGTCGGCGAGTGCGACGCCGTGGCCGGGCTCGACCGGCGCCTGGGACCCGGCGACCGGGTGCGGCTGCGGGTCGACCAGACCCGGCTGGCGGTGCTGCCCGAGGTGCTGCCGGAGGTGCCGCCCGGCGCGCCCGACGCGCGGTGA
- a CDS encoding phosphatase PAP2 family protein, which produces MYRRAYALLVGTALVMGLWAIITAVVLDKRLVDPEGSFLGPSWLRLPLLLTGALLLDLLPRSLWFGKGHPGAMLRVARERLRTHWNRERLTLVVLGIVSFYVTYVCYRNLKSFLPFMIETKYDRELHLLDRALFFGNDPAIVLHGLLGTDVVAYLLSYIYLWFLPLVPLALTAWLVWSRNMSYGYWFVTSQCIAWSLGTVSYYALPTLGPGLEYVSLYADLAQTPTNDLMDSLVSSRQGVILGGLTGQVQSVAGFASLHTAITLLVALLVQYTLRSKVLKIVFWVNFGVTVVATLYFGWHYVADDLAGIMIALVAFYVGGLATGQKFDHGGLASHPTTTTSKIPVSRD; this is translated from the coding sequence GTGTACCGCCGCGCCTATGCCCTCCTCGTGGGCACCGCCCTCGTCATGGGCCTGTGGGCCATCATCACCGCCGTCGTCCTCGACAAGCGGCTGGTCGACCCGGAGGGCAGCTTCCTGGGCCCGTCGTGGCTGCGGCTGCCGCTGCTGCTGACCGGCGCGCTGCTGCTGGACCTGCTGCCGCGCTCGCTGTGGTTCGGCAAGGGCCACCCCGGCGCGATGCTGCGGGTGGCGCGCGAGCGGCTGCGCACCCACTGGAACCGCGAGCGGCTCACGCTGGTGGTGCTGGGCATCGTGAGCTTCTACGTCACCTACGTCTGCTACCGCAACCTCAAGTCGTTCCTGCCGTTCATGATCGAGACGAAGTACGACCGTGAGCTGCACCTGCTCGACCGGGCGCTGTTCTTCGGCAACGACCCGGCGATCGTGCTGCACGGGCTGCTCGGCACCGACGTGGTGGCCTACCTGCTGTCCTACATCTACCTGTGGTTCCTGCCGCTGGTGCCGCTGGCGCTGACCGCGTGGCTCGTGTGGTCGCGCAACATGTCCTACGGCTACTGGTTCGTCACCTCCCAGTGCATCGCCTGGAGCCTGGGCACCGTGTCCTACTACGCGCTGCCGACCCTGGGCCCGGGCCTGGAGTACGTCTCGCTCTACGCCGACCTCGCCCAGACGCCCACCAACGACCTGATGGACTCGCTGGTCTCCTCGCGCCAGGGCGTCATCCTCGGCGGTCTGACCGGGCAGGTGCAGTCGGTGGCCGGGTTCGCGAGCCTGCACACCGCGATCACCCTGCTGGTGGCGCTGCTGGTGCAGTACACGCTGCGCTCGAAGGTCCTCAAGATCGTCTTCTGGGTCAACTTCGGCGTCACCGTGGTGGCCACCTTGTACTTCGGCTGGCACTACGTAGCCGACGACCTGGCCGGCATCATGATCGCGCTCGTCGCCTTCTACGTCGGCGGCCTGGCCACCGGGCAGAAGTTCGACCACGGCGGGCTCGCCTCGCACCCGACCACGACGACCTCGAAGATCCCGGTCTCGCGGGACTGA